The Montipora foliosa isolate CH-2021 chromosome 1, ASM3666993v2, whole genome shotgun sequence genome has a window encoding:
- the LOC138009521 gene encoding uncharacterized protein: protein MPESVVVLKKENQALKAQVESLSQAMQKLQEKFDQMQPIPSAGLVNADSSTIRENTKSLEFLSKGYDELIQFQAKATAELKQARSRLDELIVKIDAIGQAIDEIEEYSYKFNLKVVGLPEIKEKESAEETSSLCVKLFREMGAEVTIHDIDMAHRVPTREAHGGPKPIVCKFVRRLARNKVINLRNESHNLRPANLGLAESVNLSNVRIFDHLTPRMQSIFYEAKRFKTQHQYQFCWTKNFSVYLRKNAESRAVKIKHIDDLRQLSGET from the coding sequence ATGCCGGAATCAGTTGTCGTTctcaaaaaggaaaaccaagCGCTAAAAGCTCAAGTGGAATCCTTATCTCAAGCGATGCAAAAGCTTCAAGAGAAATTTGATCAAATGCAACCGATACCTTCGGCGGGACTTGTCAATGCTGATTCGTCTACCATCAGAGAGAATACcaaaagtcttgaatttttaaGTAAGGGTTATGATGAACTTATTCAATTTCAAGCTAAAGCGACAGCCGAATTAAAGCAAGCTCGTTCTCGCCTGGATGAACTGATTGTAAAGATTGATGCTATTGGTCAAGCCATCGACGAGATAGAAGAGTACAGTTACAAGTTTAACCTAAAAGTCGTCGGACTGccggaaattaaagaaaaagaatcaGCAGAAGAAACGAGTTCCTTATGTGTCAAGCTTTTTCGGGAGATGGGAGCTGAAGTCACTATTCATGACATCGACATGGCGCATCGCGTTCCAACAAGGGAAGCGCATGGTGGCCCAAAACCAATTGTTTGCAAATTCGTTAGACGACTGGCACGGAACAAGGTGATCAATCTGCGTAATGAGTCTCACAACTTACGCCCAGCTAACCTTGGCCTTGCTGAAAGTGTCAACTTATCTAACGTCAGGATCTTTGATCACCTTACCCCACGAATGCAATCGATTTTTTATGAAGCCAAGAGGTTTAAAACGCAGCATCAGTACCAGTTTTGTTGGACTAAAAACTTCAGCGTTTACCTTAGGAAGAATGCGGAATCAAGGGCGGTGAAGATAAAACATATCGATGATTTGAGGCAGTTGTCAGGTGAAACGTAA